One part of the Vicia villosa cultivar HV-30 ecotype Madison, WI linkage group LG6, Vvil1.0, whole genome shotgun sequence genome encodes these proteins:
- the LOC131614600 gene encoding uncharacterized protein LOC131614600: MDKWKNIPLTKEEEEGITAAAKEVSGEEVFQRTLAGRLWTTTGFNSRAFTTTIIGAWKLKNGVEVQELNKNLFLFRFATKREMEWVLRSGPWSFDRHLLVLDRVSGEEQPSNLNMHFGTFWTRVYDLPLMLRSETMARKLGQILGTFEEIDMKEGNRSGRFLRIRVTIDLNNPLKRGKVVRFKDKTHRVHFKYERLPTFCFICGRIGHQLKDCEALGDLSEDGFEDLDEQELSHGMWLRASPLPKVFEDQKSKEGSSGTCSRSLFQVSSSQSRCSTNGKEKEKDDEEIEVTQMRNPLSKEKEKKGVNEGEKEKDNQAIENVAESLGAVIISESDKLNPQQPTAAMAKKKKWSRKKPEKKIVGGSESREATDQGKRQLVEVPIKEVSTEEIGQLSKKRRQPEGGETINIFVPEVVLETQHRLPQ, encoded by the coding sequence ATGGACAAGTGGAAGAACATACCGCTTACAAAGGAAGAGGAGGAAGGGATTACTGCAGCGGCGAAGGAGGTCAGTGGTGAGGAGGTTTTTCAGAGGACTCTAGCGGGCAGACTTTGGACAACAACTGGCTTTAACTCCAGAGCTTTCACAACAACAATCATTGGAGCTTGGAAACTGAAGAATGGGGTGGAAGTGCAAGAGTTAAACAAAAATCTTTTTCTCTTCAGGTTTGCAACAAAAAGGGAAATGGAGTGGGTTCTCCGAAGCGGCCCATGGAGCTTTGATAGGCATCTCCTAGTGTTGGATAGAGTCTCCGGTGAAGAACAACCTTCGAATCTTAACATGCATTTTGGGACTTTCTGGACTCGAGTCTATGACCTTCCACTGATGCTACGATCTGAGACAATGGCGCGGAAGCTTGGGCAGATCTTAGGTACTTTTGAGGAAATAGACATGAAAGAGGGTAACAGAAGTGGGAGATTTCTCAGGATTCGGGTTACAATTGATTTGAACAACCCACTCAAGAGGGGGAAAGTGGTTCGATTTAAGGACAAAACACACAGGGTGCATTTCAAATACGAGAGGCTCCCTACTTTCTGCTTCATCTGCGGAAGGATTGGCCATCAACTCAAAGACTGTGAAGCCTTGGGAGATTTGAGTGAAGATGGCTTTGAAGATCTCGACGAACAAGAGTTGTCCCATGGAATGTGGTTGAGAGCGTCCCCACTGCCAAAAGTCTTTGAAGACCAGAAGTCCAAGGAAGGAAGTTCAGGAACGTGTAGTAGAAGCTTGTTCCAAGTTTCTTCAAGCCAAAGCAGATGCAGCACGAACGGGAAggagaaagaaaaagatgatgAGGAGATTGAAGTGACACAGATGAGGAATCCACTAagcaaagaaaaggagaagaaaggaGTTAATGAAGGGGAGAAGGAAAAGGATAACCAAGCGATAGAGAATGTTGCAGAATCTTTGGGAGCAGTTATAATTTCAGAATCAGACAAGCTCAACCCCCAACAACCAACAGCAGCAATGGCCAAAAAGAAGAAGTGGAGTAGGAAGAAACCAGAAAAGAAGATAGTGGGGGGAAGTGAAAGTAGAGAAGCAACAGATCAAGGAAAAAGACAACTTGTAGAAGTGCCAATCAAGGAAGTCTCAACTGAAGAGATTGGCCAATTAAGCAAGAAAAGGAGGCAGCCGGAGGGAGGAGAAACAATTAACATCTTTGTaccagaggtggtgttggaaACCCAACACCGCCTACCCCAATGA